From Haloglomus litoreum, the proteins below share one genomic window:
- a CDS encoding glycosyltransferase family 39 protein — MGRFTRRRARRWLARCWGRAAAAARAQPAHALALALVTAAGVALRLYGLGAESFWIDEAITATLIERSGPLELVTVVPREQPHLPPYYVLLDLWAGVVGRGDAALRALSALFGVATLPFVYGVGRRLFDRRVGLLALALTAGSRIQLYYAQEARMYAMLTALTVASYYCLLRRDEPRWAAGYVVTAAGAAYVHPFGGLGVLGGLAYLALAARLDARGRRSSEWPGIAGDRRAPALVGLALVPLVVAAAREFAVGFELTYLSRPGVDEVARSLLAFFGSWPTPGVGVAVGALLALLAVAAFTRLAVAAMGRRPPTRGVGATLLLACWAAVPVAVLVAASHLLTPVFWYRYALPAAPACYLLVAHGGVWLTDRAAAWLAARRSTDTGTVTATDGGRRRLALVLRAALALVLVCSLVPSVAAYHTTDGKDQWEEAVGAVESRADPGDLVLVDGCLMRLGYDRYREREDLAVRGVIDVESAMGVSETPPAVVARAVRNRSTVWTVLAHVSDREEHRLRDIVRETHRPAWNGSYVSIEVTRYERRTTAERGVANGSLPSRSAFDCRNHLL, encoded by the coding sequence ATGGGTCGCTTCACACGCCGCCGTGCGCGCCGGTGGCTCGCCCGTTGCTGGGGGCGGGCCGCCGCAGCGGCGCGCGCACAGCCCGCCCACGCGCTCGCGCTCGCGCTCGTCACGGCCGCCGGCGTCGCGCTGCGGCTGTACGGGCTCGGCGCCGAGAGCTTCTGGATCGACGAGGCCATCACCGCCACCCTGATCGAGCGGTCCGGCCCGCTGGAGCTGGTCACGGTGGTCCCTCGCGAGCAGCCGCACCTCCCACCGTACTACGTCCTCCTCGACCTCTGGGCCGGCGTCGTCGGGCGGGGTGACGCCGCGCTCCGTGCGCTCTCGGCACTGTTCGGCGTCGCCACGCTCCCCTTCGTCTACGGCGTCGGGCGGCGGCTGTTCGACCGCCGCGTCGGCCTGCTCGCGCTCGCGCTGACCGCGGGCTCGCGGATACAGCTCTACTACGCCCAGGAGGCCCGGATGTACGCGATGCTGACCGCCCTGACCGTGGCCTCGTACTACTGCCTGCTGCGGCGCGACGAGCCGCGCTGGGCGGCCGGCTACGTCGTCACCGCGGCCGGCGCGGCCTACGTCCACCCGTTCGGTGGCCTCGGCGTGCTGGGGGGACTCGCCTACCTCGCGCTCGCCGCCCGGCTCGACGCTCGCGGCCGCCGTTCGAGCGAGTGGCCGGGCATCGCCGGCGACCGGCGTGCGCCCGCCCTCGTCGGGCTGGCGCTCGTCCCGCTGGTCGTCGCGGCGGCCCGCGAGTTCGCCGTCGGCTTCGAGCTGACCTACCTCTCGCGCCCGGGGGTCGACGAGGTCGCCCGCTCCCTGCTCGCCTTCTTCGGGTCGTGGCCCACGCCGGGCGTCGGTGTCGCCGTCGGCGCCCTGCTCGCGCTCCTCGCCGTCGCCGCGTTCACCCGGCTCGCCGTGGCCGCGATGGGCCGCCGCCCCCCCACGCGTGGGGTCGGCGCGACGCTCCTCCTCGCGTGCTGGGCGGCCGTCCCCGTCGCCGTCCTCGTGGCCGCCTCGCACCTCCTGACGCCGGTGTTCTGGTACCGGTACGCGCTGCCGGCGGCGCCGGCCTGCTACCTGCTGGTCGCCCACGGTGGCGTGTGGCTGACCGACCGTGCGGCGGCGTGGCTCGCCGCCCGACGGTCGACCGACACCGGGACGGTGACGGCCACGGACGGCGGGCGCCGCCGCCTCGCACTCGTGCTCCGGGCGGCGCTCGCGCTCGTGCTCGTCTGCTCGCTGGTCCCCTCGGTCGCGGCCTACCACACGACCGACGGGAAGGACCAGTGGGAGGAGGCCGTCGGCGCCGTCGAGTCACGCGCCGACCCGGGGGACCTCGTCCTGGTGGATGGCTGTCTCATGCGGCTCGGCTACGACCGCTATCGGGAACGTGAGGACCTCGCGGTCAGGGGCGTCATCGACGTGGAGTCGGCGATGGGGGTGAGCGAGACCCCACCCGCGGTCGTCGCACGGGCGGTCCGCAACCGCTCGACCGTCTGGACGGTCCTGGCGCACGTCTCCGACCGCGAGGAGCACCGCCTCCGTGACATCGTCCGGGAGACCCATCGCCCGGCGTGGAACGGGTCGTACGTCTCCATCGAGGTGACCCGCTACGAGCGCCGCACCACGGCCGAGCGCGGGGTCGCGAACGGCTCGCTCCCCTCGCGGTCGGCGTTCGACTGCCGGAACCACCTGCTCTGA
- a CDS encoding inorganic phosphate transporter has translation MSALEQQMVSLSVLTVAGLLVAVFVGFNIGGSSTGVAFGPAVGSRLVRKATAAALFLAFAFLGAWTVGRNVIATMSSSIVPAVQFTPLTSVVVLFFTGLSLFISNLYGVPASTSMTAVGAIVGLGLASDTLNRALMFVIVSAWIVAPLLSFTVGVVVGRYVYPYLDRYVAFTKFDLHLVQLDRSGRVPRPRFNRNASPRDVVGSLSVVVIGCYMAFSAGASNAANAVAPLVGAGGPLTVDQGVLLAVFAFGLGGFTIARRTLETVGDDITELPILASLIVSVVGGTVITVLSQFGIPASLAVSTTSTIIGLGWGRASRAATLAELAKPTPERPDLEVATGALVTSRVEEAPTSPTIGDIARQEEPAEPDDEVPDVPDVGAEGPADLDERSLFDAGAAKRIASMWVLTPALAVTASYPVFLLLL, from the coding sequence ATGTCGGCCCTGGAACAACAGATGGTGTCGCTGTCCGTCCTGACCGTCGCGGGGCTCCTGGTGGCCGTGTTCGTCGGGTTCAACATCGGCGGGTCGTCGACGGGGGTGGCGTTCGGCCCGGCGGTCGGCTCCCGGCTGGTCCGGAAGGCGACCGCCGCCGCGCTGTTCCTCGCCTTCGCCTTCCTCGGCGCGTGGACGGTCGGGCGGAACGTCATCGCGACGATGAGCAGCAGCATCGTCCCGGCGGTGCAGTTCACGCCGCTCACGAGCGTCGTCGTCCTGTTCTTCACCGGGCTGTCGCTGTTCATCTCGAACCTCTACGGCGTCCCGGCGTCGACCTCGATGACCGCCGTCGGCGCCATCGTCGGCCTCGGGCTGGCCTCGGACACGCTCAACCGGGCGCTGATGTTCGTCATCGTCTCGGCGTGGATCGTCGCGCCCCTGCTGAGCTTCACCGTCGGCGTCGTCGTCGGGCGCTACGTCTACCCCTACCTCGACCGCTACGTCGCGTTCACGAAGTTCGACCTCCACCTCGTCCAGCTCGACCGCTCCGGGCGGGTACCACGCCCCCGGTTCAACAGGAACGCCTCCCCCCGGGACGTCGTCGGGTCGCTGTCGGTGGTCGTCATCGGCTGTTACATGGCGTTCTCGGCGGGCGCGTCGAACGCCGCCAACGCCGTCGCGCCCCTGGTCGGCGCGGGCGGCCCGCTCACCGTCGACCAGGGGGTCCTGCTCGCGGTGTTCGCCTTCGGGCTGGGCGGGTTCACCATCGCCCGCCGCACCCTGGAGACGGTCGGCGACGACATCACCGAGTTGCCGATCCTGGCCTCGCTCATCGTCTCCGTGGTCGGCGGGACGGTCATCACGGTGCTCTCGCAGTTCGGCATCCCCGCGAGCCTGGCGGTCTCGACCACCTCGACCATCATCGGGCTAGGCTGGGGCCGGGCGAGCCGGGCGGCGACCCTGGCCGAACTGGCGAAACCGACGCCCGAACGCCCGGATCTGGAGGTCGCGACCGGGGCGCTGGTCACCTCACGCGTCGAGGAGGCCCCCACCAGCCCGACCATCGGCGACATCGCGCGCCAGGAAGAGCCCGCGGAGCCGGACGACGAGGTGCCGGACGTCCCCGACGTCGGCGCCGAGGGGCCGGCGGATCTGGACGAGCGGAGCCTGTTCGACGCCGGGGCCGCCAAGCGCATCGCCTCGATGTGGGTGCTGACGCCCGCGCTCGCGGTCACGGCATCCTATCCCGTGTTCCTGCTGCTGTTGTGA
- a CDS encoding glycosyltransferase: MKVKTADAAGVSLRKALVYGLTAAALVGALTLPALVSVAYERTLRTVLLVLLLGLVGRTYLSSLLAFARTEPPGDLPDDLPLVSVVIPAYNEEPVLADTIEAALALEYPRERLEIVVCYEADSTDRTGAIAERYGAEYDAVKAVERDEPGGGKAKATNYALQYATGDLIASIDADHEFAPDAVSRAVRWFESDDEIWCVKGRCYGRNPTDSLLALHATIERHIAELADLFGRQVFGGFTIFGGGQAFFRAEMFDELGMFDEDVLVEDIDMSARIHAHGKRLQVDPYILTFEENPATLSGWWSQRSRWARGWMQVAVRHLLPLSRNDTLDRRQRADAIYTFSYALLPVLLVLVAPLFVLDQFVLDSSTWLPFDDYLWTAIGLGPVVCSYLIFARDWREGYSHHPVEYLAAFTLWFYFFFQSIVYVVAFLDEFVFDTESVYVTTSRSGAPEAEPEQSPTTDD; the protein is encoded by the coding sequence ATGAAAGTCAAGACGGCGGATGCGGCCGGCGTCTCCCTCCGCAAGGCCCTGGTCTACGGCCTGACGGCAGCCGCGCTGGTCGGTGCCCTCACCCTCCCCGCGCTGGTCTCCGTCGCCTACGAGCGGACCCTCCGGACGGTCCTGCTGGTGCTGCTGCTGGGACTCGTCGGTCGGACGTACCTCAGCTCGCTGCTCGCGTTCGCGCGGACCGAGCCCCCGGGTGACCTCCCCGACGACCTGCCGCTGGTGAGCGTCGTCATCCCGGCGTACAACGAGGAGCCCGTCCTCGCGGACACCATCGAGGCCGCGCTCGCGCTGGAGTACCCGCGGGAGCGCCTGGAGATCGTCGTCTGCTACGAGGCCGACTCCACCGACCGCACGGGCGCCATCGCCGAGCGCTACGGCGCCGAGTACGACGCCGTCAAGGCCGTCGAGCGGGACGAGCCCGGCGGCGGCAAGGCCAAGGCGACCAACTACGCGCTCCAGTACGCCACCGGTGACCTCATCGCCAGCATCGACGCCGACCACGAGTTCGCGCCCGACGCGGTCTCCCGTGCCGTCCGCTGGTTCGAGTCCGACGACGAGATCTGGTGCGTGAAGGGCCGGTGCTACGGCCGGAACCCCACCGATTCGTTGCTCGCGCTCCACGCCACCATCGAGCGCCACATCGCCGAGCTGGCGGACCTGTTCGGCCGCCAGGTGTTCGGCGGCTTCACCATCTTCGGCGGCGGCCAGGCCTTCTTCCGGGCCGAGATGTTCGATGAACTCGGGATGTTCGACGAGGACGTTCTCGTCGAGGACATCGATATGTCGGCGCGCATCCACGCCCACGGCAAGCGGCTCCAGGTCGACCCCTACATCCTCACCTTCGAGGAGAACCCCGCTACCCTGTCGGGCTGGTGGAGCCAGCGCTCGCGCTGGGCCCGCGGCTGGATGCAGGTCGCGGTGCGCCACCTGCTTCCGCTCTCGCGCAACGACACCCTCGACCGCCGCCAGCGTGCCGACGCCATCTACACCTTCAGCTACGCGCTCCTGCCGGTCCTGCTCGTCCTCGTGGCACCGCTGTTCGTCCTCGACCAGTTCGTCCTCGACAGCTCGACCTGGCTCCCCTTCGACGACTACCTCTGGACCGCCATCGGGCTGGGTCCGGTCGTCTGCTCGTACCTCATCTTCGCCCGCGACTGGCGCGAGGGCTACTCGCACCACCCCGTCGAGTACCTCGCGGCGTTCACGCTCTGGTTCTACTTCTTCTTCCAGAGCATCGTCTACGTCGTCGCCTTCCTCGACGAGTTCGTCTTCGACACCGAGTCGGTGTACGTCACGACCTCGCGGTCGGGCGCGCCCGAAGCGGAGCCGGAGCAGTCGCCGACGACCGACGACTAG
- a CDS encoding NAD-binding protein, producing MTQEVLVLGGGPIGLEIATELTARGQDVTLLDDTAAASDRVAASDVAVETAASAVGRTAATVVVATSSDARNLMLGAKAPRLFGADRVVALVNDPDRREAFEAADIEPICVSGALTRATADTFAPADPTPAAPSTESDERKRVGG from the coding sequence ATGACCCAGGAAGTACTCGTCCTCGGGGGCGGCCCGATTGGCCTCGAGATCGCGACCGAACTGACCGCACGCGGTCAGGACGTAACGCTCCTCGACGACACGGCGGCTGCCAGCGACCGCGTGGCTGCCAGCGACGTGGCGGTCGAGACGGCAGCATCCGCGGTCGGCCGGACGGCGGCGACGGTCGTCGTCGCGACATCGTCCGACGCGCGGAACCTGATGCTCGGCGCGAAGGCCCCCCGGCTGTTCGGTGCCGACAGGGTCGTCGCGCTCGTGAACGACCCGGATCGGCGCGAGGCGTTCGAAGCCGCCGACATCGAGCCGATCTGTGTCTCCGGAGCCCTCACACGGGCAACGGCCGACACCTTCGCCCCCGCGGACCCGACGCCAGCGGCCCCCTCGACCGAGTCCGACGAGCGAAAGAGGGTCGGTGGATAA
- a CDS encoding sulfatase, whose product MRDVVLVTVDSLRADTVGFMADRAPDTPALDSLAAHPATTVATRAFSVGSYTKMAFPGILTGTSPRAYGGEESLAGRPHVAEAFADADYRTGAFHSVGYLSLGTGYERGFDHFDDGIHDPAAVAGRHDADDGDGEEATDAAGAAAGPVARLKRLARRLPDDSLPARALRRGYGEARWLSMWAGSEPYTAAAELTDRALDWLGRADGPHFCWLHYMDPHVPYLPREGTVSEGVSRRRAVQLMRRSEGNDPDAMSDTDMRDFRRLYHGETAYLDRHLGRLFEGLEALDDPLVVLCSDHGDAFGEHGLLRHGGPPLGSLVHVPCLVHDRGGGERPDEVRTPVSAVDLVPTLLDGAGLPGDDRLVGRSVFALPADGDRTVFAYRGNPEATPYHVTAIDGDRQVVRRLFAPDGTRDGTETGYRLGTSTAERVDEPAPDLSAAIDDHLADLDTTAGDDDRHEPSTAVEERLARLGYRDRDL is encoded by the coding sequence ATGCGCGACGTGGTGCTCGTGACCGTCGACTCGCTGCGGGCGGACACGGTCGGGTTCATGGCCGACCGGGCGCCCGACACGCCGGCCCTCGATTCGCTCGCGGCCCACCCGGCGACGACGGTCGCGACGCGGGCGTTCTCCGTCGGGAGCTACACGAAGATGGCGTTCCCCGGCATCCTGACCGGGACCAGCCCCCGTGCGTACGGCGGCGAGGAGTCGCTGGCCGGGCGGCCCCACGTCGCCGAAGCCTTCGCCGACGCCGACTACCGGACGGGCGCCTTCCACTCGGTCGGCTACCTCTCGCTGGGCACCGGCTACGAGCGCGGCTTCGACCACTTCGACGACGGCATCCACGACCCGGCGGCCGTCGCCGGCCGCCACGACGCGGACGACGGTGATGGCGAGGAGGCGACCGACGCGGCCGGGGCGGCCGCCGGCCCCGTCGCCCGGCTCAAGCGGCTCGCCCGCCGACTCCCGGACGATTCCCTGCCGGCCCGCGCGCTCCGCCGGGGATACGGCGAGGCCCGCTGGCTCTCGATGTGGGCCGGCAGCGAGCCGTACACCGCCGCGGCCGAGTTGACCGACCGCGCCCTCGACTGGCTCGGCCGCGCCGACGGGCCGCACTTCTGCTGGCTGCACTACATGGACCCGCACGTCCCCTACCTCCCGCGCGAGGGGACCGTCTCCGAGGGCGTCTCCCGGCGGCGCGCGGTCCAGTTGATGCGCCGCTCGGAGGGCAACGACCCGGACGCCATGAGCGACACCGACATGCGTGACTTCCGGCGGCTGTACCACGGCGAGACGGCGTACCTCGACCGCCACCTCGGGCGCCTGTTCGAGGGGCTGGAGGCGCTGGACGACCCGCTGGTCGTCCTGTGCTCGGACCACGGCGATGCCTTCGGCGAGCACGGGCTGCTCCGGCACGGCGGCCCGCCGCTGGGGTCGCTCGTCCACGTCCCCTGTCTCGTCCACGACCGCGGCGGCGGGGAGCGTCCCGACGAGGTCCGGACGCCGGTCTCGGCAGTCGACCTCGTGCCGACGCTGCTGGACGGGGCCGGCCTCCCGGGCGACGACCGGCTCGTCGGGCGCTCCGTGTTCGCCCTGCCGGCCGACGGCGACCGGACGGTGTTCGCCTATCGGGGCAACCCGGAGGCGACGCCGTACCACGTCACCGCCATCGACGGCGACCGGCAGGTCGTCCGGCGGCTGTTCGCCCCCGACGGCACCCGAGACGGGACGGAGACGGGCTACCGGCTCGGGACCAGCACCGCCGAGCGGGTCGACGAGCCGGCGCCCGACCTCTCGGCCGCCATCGACGACCACCTGGCCGACCTCGACACGACGGCGGGCGACGACGACCGCCACGAGCCCTCGACGGCCGTCGAGGAGCGGCTGGCGCGGCTGGGGTACCGGGACCGCGACCTCTGA
- a CDS encoding DUF255 domain-containing protein, with product MDEAAAETLVEWREWGADAFDAADARTCPVLLSVTAPWCTHCRAMDEETYAEPRVAAHLKDGFVTVRVDADRQPRVRERYNVGGFPATAFLTPDGEVLTAAGYLGLDGFRDILDSVRRTWDAKGTTAGSVPRALGDEPPAGEVTSQVEAHMVDRVTGGFDGEFGGWGEGAKFPLPRAVEFAAKRERTRDHATRTLEAIHAHLLDTYDGGFYRYADSRDWSGLHREKLTDENAALVRAFATGYLYTGNETYREAAEATVDYLTTDLWVDDAGERGAFAGSQAGGDYFTLPASEREDADPPGVDETVFADRNGLVADALCRFHAVTDHEGAARYAERALETVLDELVEGGEVTHFPPAAADEGEVVESGLLVDGARLLTGLTTAAQVLGGDRWLDAARAVADRTLDLQDDTGAFRDGPAEGPGLLDRPLRPLDTNVEVADGLIDLAALTGEDRYREAAADALGAFAGAAGRMGVEVAGYATACARHVNDPLVVETPPAGSDLHRAALRVADHEKVVVPGEREDAVARRGASASDPAAAPAEIGRAVAAVDRPDGPGAGDSRGK from the coding sequence ATGGACGAGGCCGCCGCGGAGACGCTCGTGGAGTGGCGCGAATGGGGCGCCGACGCCTTCGACGCCGCCGACGCGCGCACCTGCCCCGTGTTGCTGTCGGTGACGGCGCCGTGGTGCACCCACTGCCGGGCGATGGACGAGGAGACGTACGCCGAGCCACGCGTGGCCGCGCACCTGAAGGACGGGTTCGTCACGGTCCGGGTCGACGCCGACCGCCAGCCCCGCGTCCGGGAGCGGTACAACGTCGGTGGGTTCCCCGCGACCGCCTTCCTCACGCCGGACGGCGAGGTCCTGACGGCCGCGGGCTACCTCGGACTGGACGGGTTCCGCGACATCCTCGATTCGGTGCGCCGGACCTGGGACGCGAAGGGGACCACTGCGGGGTCCGTGCCGCGGGCGCTGGGCGACGAGCCGCCCGCCGGCGAGGTCACCTCGCAGGTCGAGGCACACATGGTCGACCGCGTCACCGGCGGCTTCGACGGGGAGTTCGGCGGCTGGGGCGAGGGCGCGAAGTTCCCGCTCCCGCGCGCGGTCGAGTTCGCAGCCAAGCGCGAGCGCACCCGCGACCACGCCACCCGCACGCTCGAGGCCATCCACGCCCACCTGCTCGACACGTACGACGGCGGGTTCTACCGCTACGCCGACAGCCGGGACTGGTCGGGCCTCCACCGGGAGAAACTCACCGACGAGAACGCCGCACTCGTCCGGGCGTTCGCGACGGGCTACCTCTACACGGGTAACGAGACCTACCGCGAGGCCGCCGAGGCCACCGTCGACTACCTCACCACCGACCTCTGGGTCGACGACGCGGGCGAGCGTGGCGCCTTCGCCGGGAGCCAGGCCGGCGGGGACTACTTCACGCTCCCCGCGAGCGAGCGCGAGGACGCCGACCCGCCGGGCGTCGACGAGACCGTCTTCGCCGACCGGAACGGTCTCGTGGCCGACGCGCTGTGCCGCTTCCACGCCGTCACGGACCACGAGGGCGCGGCGCGGTACGCCGAGCGCGCGCTGGAGACGGTGCTCGACGAGCTGGTCGAGGGCGGCGAGGTGACCCACTTCCCGCCGGCGGCGGCCGACGAGGGCGAGGTCGTCGAGTCGGGCCTGCTCGTCGACGGGGCGCGCCTGCTGACGGGCCTGACCACGGCGGCGCAGGTGCTCGGGGGCGACCGCTGGCTCGACGCCGCTCGCGCGGTCGCCGACCGGACCCTCGACCTGCAGGACGACACCGGCGCGTTCCGCGACGGCCCCGCCGAGGGACCGGGCCTGCTGGACCGCCCGCTCCGCCCGCTGGACACGAACGTCGAGGTCGCCGACGGCCTCATCGACCTCGCGGCGCTGACCGGCGAGGACCGGTACCGCGAGGCGGCGGCCGACGCGCTCGGCGCGTTCGCGGGCGCCGCCGGCCGGATGGGCGTCGAGGTGGCGGGCTACGCGACGGCCTGCGCCCGGCACGTCAACGACCCGCTCGTGGTCGAGACGCCGCCCGCCGGGAGCGACCTCCACCGCGCCGCGCTGCGGGTCGCCGACCACGAGAAGGTCGTGGTCCCGGGCGAGCGCGAGGACGCCGTCGCACGTCGTGGGGCGTCGGCCTCGGACCCGGCGGCAGCGCCGGCAGAGATCGGCCGAGCGGTCGCCGCCGTCGACCGACCGGACGGGCCCGGGGCCGGGGATAGCCGGGGAAAGTAA
- a CDS encoding TrmB family transcriptional regulator yields MASLRDLGLSEYEARAYRSLLKTGPTTAKELSRVSDVPMGRIYDVLNSIEQYNLVRSQSASRPKKYVAVEPETALDRLLEDKKRELEEKASQYESIVDELEGELETAEPVEERFWTAAVGADEAADLLLERIAAADSRIVIVLSTYTEQYFDIREVGNALLDSLQEALERDVEVDFLMKPELVPTLPPEFGDRYSETLSEYDAFEVRTVDDVSGTFTLVDESEVVIEVPHPLQSEEVFAMLNLKDREFAASVREEFRPRWEAAEELLL; encoded by the coding sequence ATGGCGAGTCTCAGGGACCTCGGGCTGTCGGAGTACGAGGCACGGGCCTACCGGTCCTTGCTGAAGACCGGCCCGACGACGGCGAAGGAGCTCTCCCGCGTGAGCGACGTCCCGATGGGCCGCATCTACGACGTGCTCAACAGCATCGAGCAGTACAACCTCGTCCGGTCCCAGTCCGCGAGCCGGCCGAAGAAGTACGTCGCCGTCGAGCCCGAGACGGCGCTGGACCGGCTGCTCGAGGACAAGAAGCGCGAACTCGAGGAGAAGGCCAGCCAGTACGAGTCCATCGTCGACGAGCTGGAGGGGGAGCTGGAGACCGCGGAGCCGGTCGAGGAGCGCTTCTGGACCGCTGCCGTGGGGGCCGACGAGGCCGCCGACCTCCTGCTCGAGCGCATCGCCGCCGCCGACTCCCGCATCGTCATCGTCCTCTCGACGTACACGGAGCAGTACTTCGACATCCGCGAGGTCGGCAACGCCCTGCTGGACAGCCTGCAGGAGGCCCTGGAACGCGACGTCGAGGTCGACTTCCTGATGAAGCCCGAACTCGTCCCGACGCTCCCGCCGGAGTTCGGCGACCGCTACAGCGAGACCCTCAGCGAGTACGACGCCTTCGAGGTCCGCACCGTCGATGACGTCTCCGGGACGTTCACGCTGGTCGACGAGAGCGAGGTCGTCATCGAGGTCCCCCACCCGCTCCAGTCCGAGGAGGTGTTCGCGATGCTGAACCTGAAGGACCGCGAGTTCGCCGCCAGCGTCCGCGAGGAGTTCCGCCCCCGGTGGGAGGCGGCCGAGGAACTGCTGCTGTAG